A stretch of Calditrichia bacterium DNA encodes these proteins:
- a CDS encoding DUF4861 domain-containing protein, translating to MKKLSLLFALLPALFLGCNSESAGTAEIQSAYPGSVNIALENPAAISRQDELIYLDISKIKAAQPTFNPAAFVAFAGKTELPGQAIDADGDGSPEKIAVLADFTANQQQQLTLFFAETSAKMRDYPKRTQAEIAHKFGGSFENRKYIDGEFRNVTSLRVPPEHTDHSYFIRYEGPGWESDKVGYRFYLDWRNATDIFGKTTPEMVLQNVGLDGFDSYHEMSDWGMDILKVGESLGIGSIGMWHDGKAHRVAKTDSLRSDVLANGAIYSQIRTVYSGWEIAGETYNLISDLSITAGSRLTRHDVQISGNPENLCTGIVKHPETRLLNKSVNAGSWGYLATFGKQSLNADNLGMAVLFRQADFLSFESDDHSEVVVLKPKNGKLQYYFLAAWELEPGGIRTESEFMKYLDDLVEKMNQPVTVNF from the coding sequence ATGAAAAAGTTGTCACTACTGTTTGCGCTGCTGCCGGCGCTGTTTTTGGGCTGCAATAGCGAATCAGCCGGTACGGCGGAAATCCAATCGGCATATCCCGGATCGGTGAACATTGCGTTAGAAAATCCCGCTGCAATTTCCCGTCAGGACGAGCTGATTTATCTGGATATCTCGAAAATCAAAGCTGCGCAGCCGACATTCAATCCCGCCGCGTTTGTGGCGTTCGCTGGAAAAACCGAGCTGCCCGGTCAGGCAATCGATGCAGATGGCGACGGCTCCCCCGAAAAAATTGCCGTGCTGGCGGATTTTACCGCGAACCAACAGCAACAACTCACCCTGTTTTTTGCGGAAACCAGCGCAAAAATGCGCGATTATCCCAAACGAACGCAGGCGGAAATTGCCCATAAATTTGGCGGATCTTTCGAAAACCGCAAATATATCGACGGGGAATTTCGCAATGTGACATCGCTGCGCGTGCCGCCCGAGCACACCGATCACTCCTATTTTATCCGATACGAGGGCCCGGGTTGGGAATCGGACAAGGTTGGCTACCGCTTTTATCTCGACTGGCGCAACGCCACCGACATTTTTGGCAAAACAACCCCGGAAATGGTGTTGCAAAATGTCGGGCTGGACGGCTTCGATTCGTATCACGAGATGAGTGATTGGGGGATGGACATCCTCAAAGTTGGCGAATCGCTGGGCATCGGTTCGATCGGCATGTGGCACGATGGCAAAGCGCATCGCGTGGCAAAAACCGACAGCCTTCGCAGCGATGTGCTCGCCAACGGCGCGATTTATTCGCAAATCCGCACGGTGTATTCCGGCTGGGAAATTGCCGGGGAAACATACAATTTGATTTCCGATTTATCGATCACCGCGGGCAGCCGTCTCACCCGCCACGATGTGCAAATTTCCGGCAATCCCGAAAATCTGTGCACGGGCATCGTCAAACATCCCGAAACGCGGCTGCTCAACAAATCCGTGAACGCCGGCAGTTGGGGCTACCTCGCCACATTTGGAAAACAGAGTTTGAACGCGGACAATTTGGGAATGGCGGTGCTCTTCCGGCAGGCGGATTTTCTGTCGTTTGAAAGCGACGACCATAGCGAAGTTGTGGTGCTCAAACCCAAAAACGGAAAGCTGCAATATTATTTTCTGGCGGCGTGGGAGCTGGAGCCGGGCGGCATTCGCACAGAATCGGAATTCATGAAATATCTGGATGATCTGGTGGAAAAAATGAATCAACCGGTGACGGTGAACTTCTGA
- a CDS encoding pectin esterase, whose protein sequence is MKVTTFSYPRVVIFVKNGVYAEKIRISQNYITLRGESRDSTIIRFSQLRSDWDAKTDCIGPAVVNIHGDDVVLDNLTIENSQLEIVSHAFAVYGKGTRTVIVNCNVLSKGADTVSLWEYKNGMYYHANCRFEGAVDFVCPRGWCFIRDSQFYEVKATAALWHAGGYDPGQKLVIRNSDFDGVPGFQLGRHHYDAQFYLLDCRFSENMADQPIFRKIYPEDTLRNNPAYFSDRNYFYNSQKSGESFGWLADNLHTAADSPSPEMITAAWTFAGKWDPENRAPIKVVAAEIRGTSLILTFDEIVSVRGTPVFENAAGKPFRIFQQRFLDINRLTFVSVEAILPDDLAGFMALVSGDIIASTAYITERSIGASFAIPKVEQ, encoded by the coding sequence ATGAAAGTCACCACATTTTCCTATCCGCGCGTGGTCATTTTTGTGAAAAACGGGGTGTATGCAGAGAAAATCCGCATCTCCCAAAATTACATCACGTTGCGTGGCGAAAGCCGGGACAGCACAATTATCCGGTTCAGCCAGTTGCGTTCGGATTGGGACGCGAAAACGGATTGCATCGGTCCGGCGGTCGTTAACATTCACGGCGATGATGTGGTGCTGGATAATCTCACCATCGAAAATTCGCAGCTGGAAATCGTTTCACACGCATTCGCGGTGTACGGGAAAGGCACGCGAACCGTCATCGTAAATTGCAATGTGCTAAGCAAAGGCGCGGACACGGTTTCGCTGTGGGAATACAAAAACGGGATGTATTATCATGCGAATTGCCGGTTTGAAGGCGCGGTGGATTTTGTTTGTCCGCGTGGCTGGTGTTTTATTCGCGATTCGCAATTTTACGAAGTTAAAGCCACGGCAGCGCTCTGGCACGCCGGCGGTTACGATCCCGGACAGAAATTGGTGATCCGCAATTCCGATTTCGACGGCGTGCCGGGTTTTCAGTTGGGGCGGCACCATTACGACGCCCAGTTTTATCTGCTCGATTGCCGTTTTTCGGAAAACATGGCGGATCAGCCGATCTTCCGGAAAATCTATCCCGAAGATACGCTGCGCAACAATCCGGCGTATTTTTCAGACAGGAATTATTTTTACAACAGCCAAAAATCCGGAGAATCATTCGGTTGGCTGGCGGATAATCTACACACCGCAGCGGACAGTCCGTCGCCGGAAATGATCACAGCGGCGTGGACGTTTGCCGGAAAATGGGACCCGGAAAATCGCGCGCCGATCAAGGTTGTGGCTGCGGAAATTCGCGGCACGTCGCTGATTCTCACTTTTGATGAAATCGTCAGCGTTCGCGGCACACCGGTTTTCGAGAATGCCGCCGGAAAGCCGTTTCGTATTTTTCAACAGCGATTTTTGGATATCAACAGATTAACGTTTGTTTCTGTGGAAGCGATTCTGCCGGATGACCTCGCCGGATTTATGGCGCTGGTTTCCGGCGATATCATCGCATCAACAGCATATATTACGGAACGTTCCATTGGCGCATCGTTCGCTATTCCAAAAGTTGAACAATAA
- a CDS encoding T9SS type A sorting domain-containing protein produces MSRWCAPRTAFVFPDGQVELDRADVAAPLGYRTDGWHTYRITFQNGTSTVYLDEQPVQFLSGATAAANSTNDLRWGDGSDGNTYGFYLDWFIFDTSGVYAPGESIIPDSLFVDEPILSINDDDPSQALPITYALSQNYPNPFNPSTTIAFQMPKSGHATLQIFNMLGQLVATLVDNQLPAGRATAWCSKPGNFHRAFIFTASKPAIFPKRKNDVHEIELT; encoded by the coding sequence ATATCGCGATGGTGCGCTCCGCGAACGGCTTTTGTGTTCCCCGACGGTCAGGTTGAACTTGATCGCGCGGATGTTGCCGCACCACTGGGGTATCGCACGGATGGCTGGCACACCTATCGCATCACCTTCCAAAACGGGACATCGACCGTGTATCTCGATGAGCAGCCCGTGCAGTTTTTGAGTGGAGCAACCGCCGCCGCCAATTCAACCAACGATCTGCGCTGGGGCGATGGCAGCGACGGCAACACCTACGGATTTTATCTCGACTGGTTCATTTTTGACACTTCTGGCGTTTACGCGCCCGGCGAAAGCATCATCCCGGACAGCTTGTTTGTCGATGAGCCGATTTTGAGCATCAATGACGATGATCCAAGTCAAGCTTTGCCAATAACTTACGCGCTCTCGCAGAATTACCCGAATCCGTTCAACCCGAGCACGACCATTGCATTCCAGATGCCCAAATCCGGGCATGCAACCTTGCAGATTTTCAACATGTTGGGTCAGCTTGTCGCAACGCTGGTGGACAACCAACTGCCCGCCGGGCGCGCCACAGCGTGGTGTTCAAAACCGGGGAATTTTCATCGGGCATTTATTTTTACCGCCTCCAAACCGGCGATTTTTCCCAAACGAAAAAATGATGTTCATGAAATAGAATTAACCTGA
- a CDS encoding pectate lyase: MLLLIITLFFNNKIIAQNAIPEGFAGENTLGQNGTTGGAGGSIVTVNSTADFLDYIFQTEPFIIQVVDTIELTSMAPFRSNKTVVGVGNKGVITGSGLNMSNVSNIIIRNLLIENSNDDAINIQERSHHIWVDHCDLRSSFDGLLDIKRGSDYITVSWNTFSNHDKTSLIGHDDNNAAQDSGKFHVTYHHNWFNDTVQRHPRVRFSALAHIYNNYYVGNNYGVGSTMDANVLVESNYF; this comes from the coding sequence TTGCTATTGTTAATAATAACGCTGTTCTTTAATAATAAGATCATCGCACAAAATGCCATTCCGGAAGGTTTTGCTGGTGAAAACACACTGGGACAAAACGGTACAACAGGCGGCGCCGGCGGATCGATCGTTACTGTAAATTCAACAGCGGATTTTTTAGATTATATTTTTCAGACAGAACCTTTTATTATTCAGGTTGTGGATACGATAGAATTGACCAGCATGGCACCCTTTCGCTCCAACAAAACAGTCGTAGGGGTTGGAAATAAAGGTGTTATTACCGGCAGTGGATTGAACATGTCCAATGTTTCGAACATCATCATCCGCAATTTACTCATTGAAAACAGCAACGACGATGCGATTAATATTCAGGAAAGATCGCATCACATCTGGGTGGATCATTGCGATTTGCGCAGTTCGTTCGACGGATTGCTGGATATCAAACGCGGTTCGGATTACATCACGGTTTCGTGGAATACGTTCAGCAATCACGATAAAACCAGCCTGATTGGGCACGACGACAACAACGCCGCGCAGGATTCCGGGAAATTCCATGTAACCTATCATCACAACTGGTTCAATGATACGGTTCAGCGCCACCCTCGGGTGCGATTTTCGGCTTTGGCTCATATTTACAACAATTATTATGTCGGCAACAATTACGGCGTCGGCTCCACAATGGACGCCAATGTGCTGGTGGAAAGCAACTACTTTTGA
- a CDS encoding pectate lyase, with the protein MVCFFSINLDARQLAFPGAEGFGQYTSGGRGGIVLEVTNLNDTGDGSLRKAIESEGCRTIVFRVSGTIELQSALRIVQGNLTIAGQTAPGDGICIRNFPLIIEADNVIVRFLRLRLGDVYRQEEDALTSIFQKNIIIDHCSISWGIDETATVRDNVNSTMQWCIISESLHRSFHKKGDHGYGGIWGGKGATFHHNLIAHNASRNPRFHGSRYHHEPDSEIVDFRNNVIYNWGFNSAYGGEGGQHNLIGNYYKSGPGSIHKNRIVEPWDSTSSWYIAENFVTGYPEVSKNNWAGGVQGKYVDNITIAEKPFNAPKISTETAAEAFEKVLAYAGAIYPKRDPVDQRIIYEVRSGTAGFGDSYGPQTGIIDSQLSVGGWPKLHTAVAPSDQDHDGMADDWEINNHLDPANPADRNEDNNGDGYTNLENYLNSLCE; encoded by the coding sequence ATGGTATGTTTCTTTTCGATAAACCTGGATGCCCGGCAATTAGCTTTTCCCGGGGCAGAAGGGTTTGGGCAATATACCAGTGGTGGACGCGGCGGCATCGTTCTGGAAGTGACTAATTTGAACGACACTGGTGACGGTAGTTTGCGCAAGGCTATTGAATCGGAAGGCTGCCGTACCATTGTCTTTCGTGTTTCCGGTACCATCGAATTGCAATCTGCTCTGCGAATTGTTCAAGGAAATTTGACTATCGCCGGCCAAACTGCGCCTGGAGATGGTATCTGCATCAGAAATTTTCCCCTCATCATCGAAGCTGACAATGTCATTGTCCGATTCTTGCGATTGCGGCTCGGAGATGTCTATCGCCAGGAAGAAGATGCACTCACTTCAATTTTTCAAAAAAACATAATAATCGATCACTGCTCCATAAGTTGGGGGATCGATGAAACGGCAACTGTTCGGGATAACGTCAACAGTACGATGCAGTGGTGTATCATCAGCGAAAGTTTGCACCGTTCATTCCACAAAAAAGGTGATCATGGTTATGGCGGTATCTGGGGCGGAAAAGGTGCAACTTTTCATCATAACCTGATTGCACATAATGCCAGCCGAAATCCGCGTTTTCATGGCAGCCGCTATCATCATGAGCCGGATTCGGAAATTGTTGACTTCCGTAATAATGTGATTTACAACTGGGGATTCAATAGTGCATATGGCGGTGAAGGAGGGCAGCACAATCTGATTGGCAATTATTACAAATCAGGTCCGGGATCCATACATAAGAACCGAATCGTTGAACCGTGGGATTCTACCAGCAGTTGGTATATCGCAGAAAATTTTGTTACAGGTTATCCAGAAGTTTCGAAAAATAACTGGGCCGGCGGTGTACAGGGCAAATATGTCGATAACATTACGATTGCTGAAAAGCCCTTCAACGCCCCGAAAATCAGCACAGAAACTGCTGCAGAAGCTTTTGAAAAAGTGCTCGCATACGCGGGTGCGATTTATCCGAAACGCGATCCGGTTGATCAACGAATCATCTACGAAGTTCGGTCCGGCACAGCCGGATTTGGTGATAGTTACGGTCCGCAAACCGGAATAATTGATTCGCAACTTTCAGTTGGCGGATGGCCAAAATTGCATACTGCCGTTGCACCTTCTGATCAGGATCACGACGGTATGGCTGATGATTGGGAAATTAACAACCACCTCGATCCCGCAAATCCGGCTGATCGTAATGAAGATAACAATGGTGACGGATATACAAATTTGGAAAATTATTTGAACAGTTTATGTGAGTAA
- a CDS encoding glycoside hydrolase family 28 protein, whose product MKMTQLLQRKRFRNLAQVFGLFLMWIVAFSFTGCNISKSEPTVGWDKLDYILDQIVPPTFEDNDFLVTEFGATGDSTTDNTEAFRKAIAACNAAGGGRVVVPPGIFMTGAIHLKSNVNLHISKNATVRFTKDPAKYLPLVFTRFEGIECYNYSPFIYAFEAENIAITGSGTLDGQGGTDSWWPWKGQEIYGWLPGTPNGNSTTDELYEMPEKMTPVAERIFGEGKYLRTNFIQPYKCKNILIDSLTIIRSPMWVIHPVLSENVTIQNVKVISHGPNNDGCNPESSRNVLIKNCYFDTGDDCIAIKSGRNADGRRVNMPSENIIVTGCNMKDGHGGVVIGSEMSGDVRNVFIEDCVMDSPNLDRALRIKTNSLRGGVVENVFMRNVTVGEVSDAVVRINFYYGEGDVGKFTPVVRNIFIENVTSKKSKYAFALDGYERSPITNLYLTQCRFDGVEDGNILSHYLNLNLNDVYINGQGQH is encoded by the coding sequence ATGAAAATGACACAGCTTCTCCAACGCAAACGGTTCCGAAATTTAGCTCAGGTATTTGGATTATTTTTAATGTGGATCGTCGCATTTTCTTTCACAGGATGTAATATTTCAAAATCCGAGCCAACCGTCGGTTGGGACAAACTCGACTATATTTTGGACCAGATTGTGCCGCCGACATTTGAGGACAACGATTTTTTGGTAACGGAGTTTGGCGCAACCGGCGACAGCACAACAGACAACACCGAGGCATTCCGGAAAGCAATTGCAGCTTGCAATGCCGCCGGTGGTGGCAGGGTTGTGGTTCCGCCCGGCATTTTTATGACTGGTGCCATCCATCTCAAAAGCAACGTTAATTTGCACATCAGCAAAAACGCCACGGTTCGGTTCACCAAAGATCCGGCAAAATATTTGCCGTTGGTGTTCACCCGTTTTGAAGGCATTGAGTGCTATAATTATTCACCGTTTATTTATGCGTTTGAAGCAGAAAATATTGCGATAACCGGCAGCGGAACGCTGGACGGGCAGGGTGGAACGGATAGCTGGTGGCCGTGGAAAGGTCAGGAAATATATGGTTGGCTTCCCGGAACGCCGAATGGCAATTCAACTACCGACGAACTTTACGAAATGCCGGAAAAAATGACGCCGGTAGCAGAACGTATTTTTGGTGAAGGTAAATATTTACGCACCAATTTTATTCAACCATATAAGTGCAAGAATATATTGATAGATAGCTTGACAATCATTCGTTCCCCAATGTGGGTCATTCACCCCGTTTTGAGCGAAAATGTAACCATTCAAAATGTAAAAGTGATCAGCCACGGCCCGAACAACGATGGCTGCAACCCGGAATCTTCCCGGAATGTGCTCATCAAAAATTGCTATTTTGATACGGGTGATGATTGCATCGCCATAAAATCCGGGCGAAACGCCGATGGCCGGCGGGTGAACATGCCCAGCGAAAATATTATCGTAACCGGATGTAACATGAAAGACGGGCACGGCGGCGTGGTTATTGGCAGCGAAATGAGCGGCGATGTGCGCAACGTGTTCATCGAAGATTGTGTGATGGACAGCCCAAATCTGGACCGGGCGCTGCGCATCAAAACTAATTCCCTGCGGGGTGGGGTAGTGGAAAATGTATTCATGCGAAACGTGACTGTCGGCGAGGTGAGTGACGCCGTTGTTCGCATCAATTTTTATTACGGTGAAGGCGATGTGGGCAAGTTCACACCGGTTGTTCGCAATATTTTCATTGAGAATGTTACAAGTAAAAAAAGCAAATACGCCTTTGCGTTGGATGGATATGAACGATCGCCTATCACAAATTTATATCTCACTCAATGCCGTTTTGATGGTGTTGAAGACGGCAACATTTTAAGCCATTATTTAAATTTAAATTTGAACGATGTTTACATAAACGGACAAGGACAGCATTGA
- a CDS encoding glycoside hydrolase family 88 protein: MKFSLNGLIALALIMLATGCVEKKAPETAAQPEKWSVRMAESVMQRNPEPWMIDFQEKPRWEYTQGLVLKSILEVWKATGDDKFFNYVKTYYDQFVREDGSIWLYDRELYNIDRINPGKPLFALYEKTGDEKFKKALFVLRDQMREHPRTNEGGFWHKKRYPYQMWLDGLYMAGPFLAQFAKTFDEPALFDDVANQFIWMESHTRDEKTGLLYHAWDESRQQRWADPETGVSPHFWGRAMGWYAMALVDVLDFIPENHPKRQDIINIYKRLAEALAKVQDPGTGVWFQIVDLPDREGNYRESSASSMYVYAYFKALRNGYIDESYRSVAQKGYDGILKQFIEVDEQGLVNITNACAVAGLGGDPYRDGSFEYYISELIRTNDTKAVGPFILANLEIESLK, encoded by the coding sequence ATGAAATTCTCACTGAATGGGTTAATAGCGCTCGCGCTGATAATGTTGGCAACCGGCTGCGTTGAGAAAAAAGCACCGGAAACAGCAGCACAACCGGAAAAATGGTCCGTACGGATGGCGGAATCGGTGATGCAGCGAAACCCCGAACCGTGGATGATCGATTTTCAGGAAAAACCGCGCTGGGAATACACCCAGGGTTTGGTGCTCAAATCTATTCTCGAGGTCTGGAAAGCCACCGGAGATGACAAATTTTTCAACTATGTGAAAACATATTACGATCAATTTGTTCGCGAAGATGGCAGCATTTGGCTTTACGACAGAGAGCTGTACAACATCGACCGCATCAATCCCGGCAAACCGCTGTTTGCGCTGTACGAAAAAACCGGTGATGAGAAATTCAAAAAAGCGCTGTTTGTGCTGCGCGATCAAATGAGAGAGCACCCGCGCACCAACGAGGGCGGATTTTGGCATAAAAAACGCTATCCCTACCAAATGTGGCTGGACGGGCTATATATGGCGGGACCGTTTCTGGCGCAATTTGCCAAAACGTTCGATGAGCCGGCGTTGTTTGACGATGTCGCCAATCAATTTATCTGGATGGAAAGCCACACCCGCGACGAAAAAACCGGGTTGCTGTATCACGCATGGGACGAAAGCCGCCAGCAACGCTGGGCTGATCCGGAAACGGGCGTTTCGCCGCATTTTTGGGGACGCGCAATGGGCTGGTACGCGATGGCGTTGGTGGATGTGCTCGATTTTATCCCGGAAAATCATCCGAAACGACAGGATATCATTAATATTTACAAACGTTTAGCCGAAGCGCTGGCAAAAGTGCAGGACCCGGGAACCGGAGTTTGGTTTCAGATTGTCGATTTACCAGATCGCGAAGGCAATTACCGGGAATCTTCCGCATCATCGATGTATGTTTACGCCTATTTTAAAGCGTTGCGCAACGGATACATCGACGAAAGCTACCGGAGCGTTGCCCAAAAAGGCTACGACGGTATTCTCAAACAATTTATCGAAGTGGATGAGCAGGGTTTGGTAAACATCACCAACGCCTGCGCAGTTGCCGGACTCGGCGGCGACCCATACCGGGACGGTTCGTTCGAATATTATATCAGCGAGCTTATCCGAACCAATGACACAAAGGCAGTTGGTCCATTTATTCTGGCCAATCTGGAAATTGAATCTTTAAAATAG
- a CDS encoding T9SS type A sorting domain-containing protein codes for MKIKLRCLSILFAALCLPFVLSAQTGPHDMIIPPFTGSNYLNDIITGDTLANGDRVDLERVYWLERDGTYLVNSAIRNNGWDVRIRAIDGAGTRPLVYMTTNTSSGSFPGEIFRVVAGNVWIKDLILVGYVEAVPGEIGNIPSGLIRVDGVGFDLEIYGSILTQTRGQHIRTEGSCRLIRIQDCVFSNMGDLGRSNFGAGKAIDVRGTSVDSLVMVNNTFVNFQDRVIRHRSSTGAIGTLIFDHNTLVNGMSYHGTLALGWVGNDVKITNNLFLDSFVAGNDTDASRQAEFNESGESDAFGLPRMNWIFTVPNDSTNYEISGNYYSVSAPVQDFYNRHAAAGVTGEGAPLTYHINGKLGADSVTAFTKELITPTNVPEVMIAMADWYRDPNGGNKTKNTANFNRDTDDFDRRSWEYMNDTLDVSYPNTTEAYTGADGGFPAGDLNWYPALKDLWEAGGRVGIENVPNGIAKDFQLEQNYPNPFNPSTKIEFSIGTTSLTQLNIYNVTGQKIATLVNSKLQPGTYRATWEAANIPSGVYFYTLKTDNGSQTRKMILMK; via the coding sequence ATGAAAATCAAGCTACGCTGTCTGAGTATTTTGTTTGCTGCATTATGTTTACCCTTTGTGTTATCTGCCCAAACGGGCCCGCATGATATGATTATTCCCCCGTTTACTGGCAGTAATTATTTAAACGATATCATCACTGGCGATACGCTTGCCAACGGTGATCGCGTTGATTTGGAACGGGTGTACTGGCTGGAACGTGACGGCACTTATCTGGTTAATTCCGCAATCCGCAACAACGGATGGGATGTTCGTATTCGTGCCATTGACGGTGCCGGAACCCGTCCGCTCGTTTATATGACTACCAACACCAGCTCCGGTAGCTTTCCCGGTGAAATTTTCCGCGTTGTTGCAGGAAATGTATGGATAAAAGACCTCATTTTGGTTGGATATGTGGAAGCCGTTCCTGGCGAAATCGGCAACATTCCTTCCGGTTTGATCCGTGTGGATGGTGTCGGATTTGATCTCGAAATTTATGGCTCAATCTTAACCCAAACTCGCGGCCAGCACATCCGTACCGAAGGCAGCTGCCGGTTGATCCGCATTCAGGATTGCGTATTCTCAAATATGGGTGACCTCGGACGTTCCAATTTTGGTGCCGGAAAAGCCATCGATGTTCGCGGAACATCCGTCGATTCGCTGGTGATGGTCAACAATACTTTTGTGAATTTTCAGGATCGTGTAATTCGCCACCGCAGCAGCACCGGCGCAATCGGAACGCTCATTTTTGACCACAACACGTTGGTAAACGGCATGTCCTATCACGGCACATTGGCGTTGGGATGGGTTGGTAACGATGTGAAAATTACCAACAACCTGTTCCTCGATTCGTTTGTTGCCGGAAACGACACAGACGCATCCCGTCAGGCTGAATTCAACGAAAGTGGTGAATCCGATGCTTTTGGTTTGCCGCGAATGAACTGGATTTTTACCGTGCCGAATGATTCCACCAACTACGAAATCAGCGGCAACTATTACAGCGTATCCGCACCGGTTCAGGATTTTTACAATCGCCATGCAGCCGCCGGCGTTACCGGCGAAGGTGCACCGCTGACCTACCACATCAACGGAAAACTGGGTGCAGATTCCGTAACCGCGTTTACAAAAGAGTTGATCACGCCTACCAACGTGCCCGAAGTGATGATCGCCATGGCCGATTGGTATCGCGATCCCAACGGTGGGAACAAAACCAAAAACACCGCAAATTTCAATCGCGATACGGATGATTTCGATCGCCGCTCATGGGAATATATGAACGATACGCTGGATGTATCATATCCCAACACAACCGAAGCATACACCGGCGCAGACGGCGGATTTCCGGCAGGTGACCTGAACTGGTATCCGGCATTGAAAGATTTGTGGGAAGCCGGCGGCAGAGTAGGCATCGAAAACGTGCCCAACGGCATCGCGAAAGATTTCCAACTGGAGCAAAATTATCCGAATCCGTTCAACCCCTCCACAAAAATCGAATTCAGCATTGGCACAACTTCGTTGACCCAACTCAATATTTATAACGTTACCGGTCAAAAAATTGCCACGCTGGTAAACAGCAAATTGCAGCCCGGCACTTATCGGGCAACCTGGGAAGCAGCAAATATTCCGTCCGGCGTTTATTTTTACACGCTGAAAACGGATAACGGCAGCCAAACCCGCAAGATGATTTTGATGAAGTAA